GCGGCGTGTACGAGCGCAACTCACGCGAGCCGCGGTCGAAGTTCGTGTTGGCTTCGTACGTGAGCCACTGGAACGGGCGGTAGCGCACCTTGAGCGTGCCCGTGAAGCGGTTGCGGTCATTCAGGTTCTGAATGTTCGACCAGTTGTACAGCGGATTCGTCACGTTACCCGATGCCGGCGTCTGGCGGATGGCGGCCTTGTACGGCGTGCCGTTCGGGTTGTTCTCCAACAGGTTGATGTTCGGTTCGAGGAAGCGGAGTCCGAAGAACGCATCGCCCGAGCTGTCGTCAGCGGCATCGGCCTTCGACTGGCCGAAGAAGGCACCCGTCTGCAGGTCGAGCTTCGGGTGCAGTTCGAGATCGAGGTTCATGCGGAAGTTCTGGCGGTTGTAGCCGCTCAGCAGATTCGCGATGCCCTGATCCTTCGAGTTCTGAAAGGAGGCGTTGAAGTTCGACTTCTCGTTGCGCTGGCCGACCGAGATGTAGTTCGTCATGAACTGGCCCGAGCGGAACACTTCGCCCAGCTGGTCGTAGACCACCGGGTACGAGTTGTCGGAGATCCGGTCGTCTTCCTGAACGCGGTTGCCGTTGGCATCGCGCGCGAACTCGCCCGTGGCCGTGACCTTGTACGGGTGCGAGAAGTTGTTCGGGATCGTCTTGCGGAGGTCGTTGCTGCCGATCTCGTTGCGCACCGTCACGCTGGTCTGACCGGACGCGAGTGCAGCACCGCGCTTCGTGAAGATCTGCACGACACCGTTGGCGGCGTCAGAACCATACAGCGAGCTCGCGGCCGCGCCCTTGATGACTTCGATGCGCTCGATGTCTTCCGAGTTGATGTCGGCGAGCGAGAGGCGCGAGATCGTGCCATCGACGATGATGAGCGGATCCTGACTACCCGTGAGCGACGTCGGACCGCGGAGACGGATGCGCGGCGCGGAGCCGGGCTCGCCGTTCACGGCCGTCACACTGGCACCGGCCACGCGTCCGCTGAGTGCGCCAAGCGGAGAGGAGGCCGGCGCTTCCTTGATCTGCGCATTGTCGACCGCCGCCACCGCGAACGTGGTTTTCTTCTGCGACGTCGCTTCTGACACGCCGGTCGTGACGACGGCATCGAGGTTGAGCACGTCCTTTTCGAGCTCGAAGTTCTGCTCGCTCCGACCAGCCGCCAGCGTGATCGATCGACGGATCGGACGATAGCCGATGGTGCGAGCGAGCAGGCTGACCGGTCGACTGGCGCGCGCGGGGTCGACGGTGAAGGAGAAGCGCCCTTGCTGGTCGGTGACGGCGCCGGCCGACAGCTCCGTAATGCCGACCTGGGTGCCACCCAACGGCTGGCCGTTCGAGGTGACGCGACCGGTGATGGTCATCGTCGCCTGCGCTTGCGCGGCGTCGGGTTTCAGTAAGAAGATCAATGAGGCGGCGGCGGCGAGAATCCGCCGCGAGACGTGATGCATTCGTGCTCCTGGCCTTGGGAGTTCGTCCCGGTGGAGTGCGGCTTGTCGCAGGTACAAGCCGTCTGGAACCATGGTGCTATGTTAACCACGAACGTCACACTCTCGTCACTGTTTGTCGACCCTTTTGTGGGACCAAGTGTATAAACGTGGTTCGACTCCCCAATCTGGGACCAACTATGTCGGCTTTACGACCTGCATCTGACGGCGAAGATTTACGGCAGAGTTCGCCGCGCCTCGGGTGGGTAATCACGTGCTGCGCGGTGTTCGCCCTCTTGGCGCAGCCGGTCGTCGCGCAGAGCGGCAGTCAGGCGGCGACCCTCCGTGGCCGGATCCTCGACGCCGTCTCCGGCGCACCGCTGGTTGGTGCGACCGTGGCGGCGACCACGACCGGCGCGAGCGTGCAGACGGACTCAGCCGGTCGCTACCGCATCGAGGGCCTCAAGGTCGGCATTCATCGCTTTCTCGTCAGCGCCGCGGGCTACAATCGGGGCTCGGTCACCTTGGCCTTCGCTCAGCGGGAGGTGATGGAGCGCGATCTCGAGCTCGATCCCGTTGGGCGTGCGCTCTCTGCCGAGGACAGCGCCAAGGCGCAGGTGCTGCCTACGGTGCCCGTCACGGCGCCAATGTCGGCCGGACGGCGGTTCGACGACTTCGAGCGGCGACGTACTACCGGTCGCGGGCAGTACCTCACCCGCACGCAGCTCGAAGAGGGACACTTCAGCACGCTGCAGGATGCTATGCGCCCGCTGCGTGGCGTGCGGTATTCCTGTGCCGGATCGACCTGCTTGGTGTCGATGGCGCGCGCGCCGCTGGGGTGCTCGCCTGATTACGTGGTGGACGAGCGCGTGGACAACATGTTCGGCCCACTGGTGCCGGTGCGCGACATTCAAGCCATCGAGGTCTACACCGGCGCGAGCGATGTGCCGGGCGAGTTTGCCGGTACCAACGCCGGTTGCGGCGTGATCGTCATCTGGACCACCAACGGGCGTGCGCCGAAACGGAAGTAGCGTGCGGCGCCGGGCAACGGCGCTCGTTGCCGCACTGATCACGGGGAGCATCGCCGCCGTCGCTCCCGTGTCGGCGCAGCGTACCGCACCGGCGCCGGCGAGCCCTGCTGCCGCCCCCGACAGCCTCGGCATCGATCAGTTTGCCGCCCTCGTGCGTCGGCTCTCCGACAGCGGTGGCTATTTCGACACCGACAACCTGATCTCGAACGAGTCGAGCTATCTGCACCCGCTCACCACACTCGAGCGTCTGGGCGTGCGCGGTGGCGCCTACATCGGCGTGGGTCCAGATCAGAACTTCAGTGTGATCGCGCGCGTGAATCCGTCGATCGTATTCATTACCGACATCCGACGCGACAACCTGCTGCACCACCTGCTGTACAAGGCGCTCTTCGAGCAGGCGCGCAACCGCACGGAATACGTGGCCCGCTGGCTCGGGCGCTCGGTACCGGCCAACATCGACCAACTGCGCGACCAACCCATCGACTCCATTGTCGCATGGACGGCGCGCACGCCAGCCACGCCGGCCAGCGCCGATGCCGCCGTGCGTGATGTCCGCACGCGCGTGATGCGATACGGCCTCGCCCTGTCGAGCGGAGAGCTGGCCACGATCGAACGGTTTCATCGCACGTTCATCGCGCAGGGGCCGGCGTTGCGCTTCACCAGCACCGGACGCGCACCGCGCGACTACTATCCCACGCTCGGGCAATTGATGACCGAGCGGGATCTGACGGGACGACAAGCGAGCTATCTGGCGAGCGATCGACAGTTCCAGATCGTGAAGTCCCTCGAGCGTCGCAACCTGATCATTCCGGTGGTGGGCGATCTGTCCGGCCCGAACACGTTGCCGCGCATCGGCGCCGTGCTGCGCGAGCGCGCGGAATCACTTTCGGTGCTGTACGCCTCGAACGTCGAGGACTACCTCATTCGCGACGGTCGCTTCGCCGCCTACGCCGCGTACCTCGGGCGCCTGCCGCGTCGCGCCAACAGCGTGATCATCCGCAGCTGGTTCGGCGGTCCCGGATCACATCCAGCGTCGGTGCCCGGCTACTACACGACGCAGCTCGTGCAAACCGTTGCCTCGTTCGCGGCCGACAGCACGGTGCCCCGTGTACGGAGCTATCGCGAACTCGTGCAGCGAACGTGGGAGCGGTAGGACCGCACGTGTCGTACGCTGCATGATTTTACCTTCACAGCATCCCGAAGAGTCCGTTACATGTTGCCGATCTCAGCGTTGAGCCAGGCGAGCATCGTATACCCCAATCTTGCGATTCCGAATATTTCACGTAGCGTCTAAAGCTTCGCTCCCTCAGTTCGCCCACCTGTGGATGCAGAGGAGAATTTATGACGACCCGCACTCGATCCGCGGCGCACTGGTTTTTCTTGGTAGGCGCCGCACTCTCGTTCACCGCGTCGTGTTCACCGGCGGATCCGGCGGCGCCGAGCGTGGATGACGCCGCATCGGCCA
This region of Gemmatimonas groenlandica genomic DNA includes:
- a CDS encoding TonB-dependent receptor; protein product: MFALLAQPVVAQSGSQAATLRGRILDAVSGAPLVGATVAATTTGASVQTDSAGRYRIEGLKVGIHRFLVSAAGYNRGSVTLAFAQREVMERDLELDPVGRALSAEDSAKAQVLPTVPVTAPMSAGRRFDDFERRRTTGRGQYLTRTQLEEGHFSTLQDAMRPLRGVRYSCAGSTCLVSMARAPLGCSPDYVVDERVDNMFGPLVPVRDIQAIEVYTGASDVPGEFAGTNAGCGVIVIWTTNGRAPKRK